In Anaerolineales bacterium, a single genomic region encodes these proteins:
- the surE gene encoding 5'/3'-nucleotidase SurE has protein sequence MTHILVTNDDGVHAPGLPVLADALRAVGDVTVCVPEHNWSAGGHVKTLHKPLRAWAARLSDGSPAIVTSGAPSDCVALAMLGLVPIRVDIVVSGINTGPNLGYDLTYSGTVTAAMEAVINGAPGIAVSLCVQDTATEDAYLPAARFTARAVAAVLRNTLPEGILLNVNIPNLAEDAVRGVRITKLGLRVYRDELITRMDPRGKPYYWIGGGPPDGILEEDSDFWAVTKGYISITPVQLDLTAYDTLRSMQAWRWEEQTAGGGKDA, from the coding sequence ATGACCCATATCCTGGTCACCAACGACGACGGGGTGCACGCGCCCGGCCTGCCTGTGCTGGCGGACGCCCTGCGCGCCGTCGGCGATGTGACCGTCTGCGTCCCGGAACATAACTGGTCGGCCGGCGGGCATGTGAAAACCCTCCACAAACCGCTCCGCGCGTGGGCCGCCAGGCTTTCGGACGGATCGCCGGCGATCGTCACCAGCGGCGCTCCGTCCGATTGCGTCGCCTTGGCGATGCTCGGATTGGTGCCGATCCGCGTGGATATCGTCGTCTCCGGGATCAACACCGGTCCCAATCTGGGGTATGACCTCACCTACTCGGGGACGGTGACCGCGGCGATGGAGGCGGTGATCAACGGCGCGCCGGGGATCGCCGTGTCGCTTTGCGTTCAGGACACCGCGACGGAGGACGCCTACCTGCCCGCGGCGAGGTTCACCGCCCGCGCCGTGGCGGCCGTCCTGCGCAATACGCTCCCGGAAGGAATTCTGCTCAATGTCAACATCCCGAACCTGGCGGAGGACGCCGTTCGCGGGGTGCGGATCACCAAGCTGGGCTTGCGGGTCTATCGCGACGAACTGATCACCCGGATGGATCCGCGCGGGAAGCCGTACTACTGGATCGGCGGCGGGCCGCCGGATGGGATCCTGGAGGAGGATTCGGATTTTTGGGCTGTCACCAAGGGGTATATCTCGATCACGCCGGTGCAGCTGGATCTGACCGCGTACGACACCCTGCGTTCCATGCAAGCGTGGCGCTGGGAGGAACAGACGGCGGGAGGTGGAAAAGATGCTTGA
- a CDS encoding GNAT family N-acetyltransferase has translation MAPFANNSVSLRTAVPEDAVPAAALIYETALSLGDYVFGQTGPEGTIRILTILFPEKSHLFSYQYTTLAEEGNEVVGLLQALPAEELQRAGVGIFLACLKTLGLRSTIRGIRRAWPLAFEPDAKRGEFYINTLAVASAHRNRGIGAGLLREAERQARERGIGTCSLSVMLHNTAALRFYLREGYCEDLRYETKLRAPGVQYAGFHRMIKPLDGGRASRKGKPAT, from the coding sequence ATGGCGCCGTTTGCGAACAACTCTGTCTCCCTGCGGACCGCCGTACCGGAAGATGCGGTTCCGGCGGCGGCGTTGATCTACGAGACCGCGCTTTCGCTGGGGGACTACGTGTTCGGGCAAACCGGTCCGGAAGGGACCATCCGGATCCTTACGATATTGTTCCCCGAAAAAAGCCACTTGTTTTCCTATCAGTACACCACGCTGGCGGAAGAAGGGAATGAGGTCGTTGGCCTCCTGCAGGCCTTGCCGGCGGAGGAACTCCAGCGGGCGGGAGTCGGTATTTTCCTCGCCTGCTTAAAAACTTTAGGTTTGCGGTCTACGATCCGCGGCATTCGCAGGGCTTGGCCTCTGGCTTTCGAGCCGGACGCAAAGCGGGGTGAGTTTTATATCAACACGCTGGCCGTCGCTTCGGCGCACCGCAACCGCGGGATCGGCGCCGGCTTGCTCCGCGAAGCCGAGCGGCAGGCGCGCGAGCGTGGAATCGGAACTTGTTCGCTGTCGGTGATGCTGCACAACACGGCCGCGCTGCGGTTTTACCTGAGGGAGGGGTATTGCGAGGATCTGCGCTATGAGACAAAACTGCGAGCGCCGGGCGTACAATATGCGGGCTTCCACCGGATGATAAAGCCGCTCGACGGCGGACGCGCTTCGCGGAAAGGCAAACCGGCGACATGA
- the lipA gene encoding lipoyl synthase: MAEPNRGRIRPPSGSELPRPRRRPEWIRLSKPPEEQVQALRSLMRGASLHTVCEEAMCPNLGECWSRGTATFLLLGDVCTRACRFCDVKHGRPGPLDPAEPERVARAAEAMNLRHVVITSVNRDDQPDGGAAFFAETIRRVRGALPECTIEVLIPDFKGDPSSLQTVLAESPEILNHNIETVPRLFRAIQPQDRYEWAEAVLRGAKRFHPQQITKSGIMVGLGETFDEVVAMMRELRAWGVDILTVGQYLQPSRRHLPVERYYPPEEFAELKRIGLEELAFRWVESSPLVRSSYRADAQAAALAPRRPKTV, from the coding sequence ATGGCCGAACCCAATCGCGGCCGGATCCGGCCGCCCTCAGGAAGCGAACTTCCCCGCCCTCGCCGTCGGCCGGAATGGATCCGCCTGTCCAAACCTCCCGAGGAGCAGGTGCAAGCGCTGCGTTCGCTCATGCGTGGCGCTTCCCTGCATACGGTTTGCGAAGAGGCGATGTGCCCCAATCTCGGCGAATGCTGGAGCCGCGGCACCGCCACCTTCCTCCTGCTGGGAGACGTGTGCACCCGCGCCTGCCGTTTCTGCGACGTCAAACACGGGCGTCCCGGCCCGTTGGATCCCGCCGAACCGGAGCGGGTGGCCCGCGCGGCGGAGGCGATGAACCTGCGCCACGTGGTGATCACCTCGGTGAACCGCGACGATCAGCCGGACGGCGGAGCGGCTTTCTTCGCGGAAACGATTCGCCGCGTCCGCGGCGCGCTTCCGGAATGCACAATCGAAGTCCTGATCCCGGACTTCAAAGGCGATCCCTCTTCGTTGCAGACCGTGTTGGCCGAGTCTCCGGAGATCCTTAATCACAACATCGAGACGGTTCCGCGTTTGTTCCGCGCGATCCAGCCGCAGGACCGCTACGAATGGGCGGAGGCCGTTTTGCGGGGCGCCAAGCGGTTCCATCCGCAACAAATCACCAAATCCGGAATCATGGTCGGTCTGGGAGAAACGTTCGATGAAGTGGTCGCCATGATGCGCGAGCTGCGCGCGTGGGGCGTGGACATCCTGACGGTCGGCCAGTACCTGCAACCCTCACGGCGCCATCTGCCAGTGGAACGCTATTACCCGCCGGAGGAATTCGCCGAACTTAAACGGATCGGGCTGGAAGAGCTGGCCTTCCGCTGGGTCGAATCATCCCCCTTGGTGCGGTCCTCCTACCGCGCCGACGCCCAAGCGGCCGCGCTCGCGCCCAGGCGCCCGAAGACCGTTTGA
- a CDS encoding ABC transporter permease — MNAQAVLAIAWKDILDAVKNRYLLMSLILPVGMSVVFQLVFGRISNMDALRVAVFDAGGSRLTECLRAVPNLTLVVVESQDRLSEEVDGEAVGGIAVPAGFDSDVDLGRRPKLTVWLNGNKGGGELALFREILIRQVWAMKTDSEPVEIVWSQIPDRPEAAREEGFRKEGFRMDWYLLVMFLVMSLTMTGSFVVPLLMVEEKEKHTMEFLLVAPITPAEIAAGKALTGLIYSGLGAAVLVALNRGWTGAWPVTFLALLVGALFMVLTGLLMGTLLHATMQVNTWSTVVVLILLAPSWLSVLELPTFLESALRAVPTYYLVEMLGQSIAGQVAPLDAAVRLLYLAACTAALFGIVVWAMRRQEA, encoded by the coding sequence ATGAACGCCCAAGCCGTTTTGGCGATCGCCTGGAAGGATATTCTCGACGCGGTGAAAAACCGCTACCTGCTGATGAGCCTGATTTTGCCGGTCGGAATGTCGGTTGTCTTCCAACTGGTCTTCGGCCGGATTTCGAATATGGACGCATTGCGGGTGGCGGTGTTCGACGCCGGCGGGTCCCGCCTGACGGAATGCCTGCGAGCCGTCCCGAACCTGACCCTTGTGGTGGTCGAATCGCAGGATCGGCTGTCGGAGGAAGTGGACGGGGAAGCGGTCGGAGGAATCGCGGTCCCGGCGGGTTTCGATTCCGATGTGGATCTCGGCCGTCGGCCGAAATTGACGGTCTGGTTGAACGGGAACAAAGGCGGCGGTGAGTTGGCGCTCTTTCGCGAGATCTTAATTCGGCAGGTCTGGGCGATGAAGACGGATTCGGAGCCGGTGGAAATCGTCTGGTCGCAAATTCCCGATCGGCCGGAGGCGGCCCGGGAGGAGGGTTTCCGCAAGGAGGGCTTCCGGATGGATTGGTATTTGCTTGTGATGTTCCTGGTCATGTCGTTGACCATGACCGGCAGTTTTGTGGTGCCCTTGCTCATGGTGGAGGAAAAAGAGAAACACACCATGGAATTCCTGCTGGTCGCGCCGATCACACCTGCGGAAATCGCGGCGGGCAAAGCCCTCACCGGATTGATCTACTCCGGCCTTGGAGCGGCGGTTTTGGTGGCGCTCAACCGGGGATGGACCGGTGCTTGGCCGGTGACCTTCCTGGCGTTGCTGGTAGGGGCGCTGTTCATGGTTTTGACGGGCTTGCTGATGGGAACCCTGCTCCATGCCACGATGCAGGTCAACACCTGGTCGACCGTGGTCGTGTTGATTCTGCTGGCCCCCAGCTGGCTGAGCGTATTGGAGCTGCCCACCTTTTTGGAATCCGCCCTGCGGGCCGTCCCGACGTATTACTTGGTGGAGATGCTCGGACAATCCATCGCCGGACAGGTCGCTCCGTTGGATGCCGCAGTCCGACTCCTCTACCTCGCGGCTTGTACGGCGGCGCTGTTCGGGATCGTGGTCTGGGCGATGCGGCGCCAGGAAGCGTGA
- a CDS encoding ABC transporter ATP-binding protein yields the protein MNAIDAIKLNRWFSGRRAVQDVSFSVPEGEVFGLLGPNGAGKTTTIRMLTGQLHPTAGEARVAGCDVVSGRQALKAQIGVVFEHQNLYERMTGGENLVFAARLFGCRRGRIREILEKVGLEDRAKDAIHSYSNGMKQRLLIARALVHRPKILFLDEPTKGLDPTAARQIRDLVRELADQGVTILLTTHYMEEADQLCQRMAFLNEGRIVAIDTPQNFKIAHGERRVRILCKDGSSRTARLDDPEDGKRLGDWAARGEILTVHSAEATLEEVFIRLTGKGLDA from the coding sequence ATGAACGCAATCGATGCGATCAAGCTGAATCGATGGTTTTCCGGCCGGCGCGCGGTCCAGGATGTCAGCTTTTCCGTTCCGGAGGGCGAAGTCTTCGGGCTGCTCGGTCCCAACGGCGCCGGGAAAACCACCACGATCCGGATGCTGACCGGACAATTGCATCCAACCGCCGGAGAAGCCCGGGTGGCCGGATGCGATGTGGTGAGCGGCCGGCAGGCGCTAAAAGCTCAGATCGGCGTGGTCTTCGAACACCAAAATTTGTACGAACGCATGACGGGCGGGGAGAATCTCGTTTTCGCCGCCCGGTTGTTCGGCTGCCGCCGCGGCCGAATCCGGGAGATTTTGGAAAAGGTCGGGTTGGAGGATAGGGCGAAGGACGCAATCCACAGTTATTCCAACGGGATGAAACAGCGGCTTCTGATCGCCCGAGCGCTGGTGCACCGGCCGAAGATCCTCTTCCTGGACGAGCCGACCAAGGGGTTGGATCCGACCGCAGCGCGTCAAATCCGGGATTTGGTGAGGGAACTTGCCGACCAGGGGGTGACTATACTTCTGACGACGCACTATATGGAGGAGGCCGATCAGCTTTGCCAGAGGATGGCCTTCCTCAACGAAGGGCGGATCGTGGCCATCGACACTCCACAAAACTTCAAGATCGCCCACGGGGAACGCCGGGTCCGAATCCTGTGCAAGGACGGCTCCTCCCGGACGGCCCGGCTGGACGATCCGGAAGATGGGAAACGCCTCGGCGACTGGGCGGCGCGGGGGGAAATCCTCACCGTACACTCAGCGGAGGCGACCTTGGAGGAGGTTTTCATCCGCCTGACCGGGAAAGGACTGGATGCATGA
- a CDS encoding transcriptional regulator, protein MDNLFEELAGLDRLIHEPSRLAILTALASCKSADFLFLQRLTGMSGGNLSSHISKLEEAGLVRVEKQFVDKRPNTRIEISEQGRKAVREHWKKLDQLGGKAREWKKE, encoded by the coding sequence ATGGATAACCTGTTTGAGGAATTGGCCGGGCTCGACCGCCTGATCCACGAGCCTTCGCGGCTGGCGATTCTCACGGCGCTCGCGTCGTGCAAATCAGCGGATTTTCTCTTCCTGCAGCGCCTGACGGGGATGAGCGGGGGAAATCTTTCCAGCCACATTTCCAAACTGGAGGAGGCGGGCTTGGTGCGCGTGGAAAAGCAGTTCGTCGACAAGCGACCGAACACGCGGATTGAGATCTCCGAACAAGGCCGCAAGGCCGTCCGCGAGCATTGGAAAAAGCTTGACCAGCTCGGAGGGAAAGCCAGGGAGTGGAAAAAGGAATAG
- a CDS encoding stage V sporulation protein S has protein sequence MEVIKVSAESKTSAVAGAIAGVMRELKHAEVQAIGAGAVNQAVKACAIARTYLEGDGMNIVCIPSFVEVVIDGKERTALRLVVEPR, from the coding sequence ATGGAGGTGATAAAGGTCTCGGCTGAATCCAAGACCAGCGCGGTGGCCGGCGCCATCGCCGGCGTGATGCGCGAACTCAAGCATGCGGAAGTCCAGGCCATCGGAGCTGGCGCGGTGAACCAAGCCGTGAAGGCCTGCGCGATCGCGCGAACCTACCTCGAGGGGGACGGAATGAATATCGTCTGCATCCCCTCATTTGTGGAAGTGGTCATCGACGGGAAAGAACGCACGGCGCTGCGCTTGGTCGTCGAGCCGCGCTAA
- the holB gene encoding DNA polymerase III subunit delta', whose protein sequence is MPWDLFGHEWAVDLLRKDIASGRLAHAYLFTGADGIGKRTLALQFARAVNCEAPPEAGGLCGTCRSCRLIGAEKHPDLFLLKPKGPGARILVDAAREVAHAVMLKPTEAARRIALLADFHRALPNAANALLKTIEEPPPSAILLLTAESADELLPTIPSRCRVLALRPLREQTVAQALRDRWQVPTGRAEMLARLSGGRLGWAVEQASWEDLAAEREALFREWAAILRGGRAARFAAAEKAAADRDRLRNALQCWESFGHDLLIRTLSQDAEIANVDFRSQIDELVRRVLPRQARDWLAALRRAEEQIDRNANVRLALEAAFLDAPKV, encoded by the coding sequence ATGCCGTGGGACCTTTTCGGGCACGAGTGGGCGGTCGACCTGCTTCGCAAAGACATCGCCTCCGGCCGTCTGGCGCATGCCTACCTTTTCACCGGGGCGGATGGCATCGGGAAACGGACGCTCGCCCTGCAGTTCGCCCGGGCGGTGAACTGCGAAGCCCCTCCCGAGGCAGGCGGCTTATGCGGCACCTGCCGATCCTGCCGGCTGATCGGGGCGGAAAAGCACCCGGACCTATTCCTTCTGAAGCCGAAAGGGCCGGGCGCTCGCATCTTGGTGGACGCGGCCCGCGAGGTCGCGCACGCGGTGATGCTGAAGCCGACCGAGGCCGCGCGACGCATCGCCCTGTTGGCGGATTTCCACCGAGCGCTTCCGAATGCGGCCAACGCCCTGCTTAAGACCATCGAAGAGCCTCCCCCATCCGCGATCCTTCTGTTGACGGCGGAAAGCGCCGACGAGTTGCTCCCGACGATTCCGTCGCGGTGCCGGGTGCTGGCCCTGCGCCCGCTGCGTGAGCAAACCGTGGCGCAGGCTCTGCGTGACCGGTGGCAGGTGCCCACCGGGCGGGCGGAAATGCTGGCGCGGCTTTCGGGCGGGCGGCTGGGATGGGCGGTCGAGCAGGCTTCCTGGGAGGATCTGGCGGCCGAGCGCGAAGCCTTGTTCCGTGAGTGGGCGGCGATTCTCAGGGGCGGCCGCGCCGCGCGGTTCGCCGCCGCGGAAAAGGCGGCCGCCGACCGCGACCGTTTGCGGAATGCCCTGCAATGCTGGGAATCCTTCGGGCACGACCTGCTGATCCGCACGCTGTCGCAAGACGCCGAGATCGCCAACGTCGATTTTCGCTCGCAGATCGACGAGCTCGTCCGGCGCGTCCTTCCGCGCCAAGCGCGGGATTGGCTGGCCGCCTTGCGCCGGGCGGAAGAACAGATCGACCGGAATGCCAATGTGCGGCTGGCCCTGGAGGCCGCCTTCCTGGATGCGCCGAAGGTCTGA
- a CDS encoding HU family DNA-binding protein produces the protein MAKGLSKAEFIGKLAEVTNLSKKEAAAYLEAVGKIVTEELKTHGEVTIPGLIKVRVSIRKATPERERLNPFTKQMQMVPAKPERRVVKAAPVKALKEIL, from the coding sequence ATGGCTAAAGGATTGAGCAAGGCGGAATTCATTGGGAAACTGGCCGAGGTTACGAACCTGAGCAAGAAGGAAGCGGCTGCCTACCTCGAGGCCGTGGGGAAGATCGTAACCGAGGAATTAAAAACTCACGGCGAGGTCACTATCCCGGGATTGATTAAAGTCCGTGTGTCGATCCGGAAAGCCACTCCTGAGCGTGAACGGCTCAACCCCTTCACCAAGCAGATGCAAATGGTGCCGGCCAAACCCGAGCGGCGCGTGGTGAAAGCCGCGCCCGTTAAGGCCCTGAAAGAAATCCTCTGA
- the holA gene encoding DNA polymerase III subunit delta, with product MPFTTPPVVYILHGDDDLAIDAFLSQLTSKLGDPATAGMNTTRLESKALSLSGLRSACLTAPFLARRRLVIVEGFLSGFSSRKTKPPSDGEESSDPPVQGKEILKQLLEFLPEIPASTALVLLEKKPLPPTHPALRWAGENPALAYVKQFLPPKGSALPAWILRRAQAEGGEFTPQAAQMLASVVGDDPRLLSQEILKLLTHAGFARAVTPEDIAVLTPESVLTGIFDMVDAIGGRDGSRALRLLRKTVDQGNVGGVFAMVVRQFRLLLLSREALDSGIPAARLASALNVHPFVAQKLALQARNFNLSSLEQAFRRLRDIDESVKSGRIELDAAMETLVAELAS from the coding sequence ATGCCATTCACTACGCCGCCGGTGGTCTACATTCTGCACGGCGATGACGACCTTGCCATCGATGCCTTTCTCTCCCAACTGACCTCCAAACTCGGCGATCCCGCGACGGCTGGGATGAACACCACCCGTTTGGAATCAAAAGCTCTTTCCCTCTCCGGACTCCGTTCGGCCTGTCTGACCGCCCCCTTCCTCGCCAGGCGGCGGCTGGTGATCGTCGAAGGCTTCCTCTCGGGGTTTTCTTCTCGAAAAACCAAGCCCCCGTCGGACGGGGAGGAATCCTCCGATCCGCCGGTTCAGGGAAAGGAAATCCTCAAGCAACTCCTGGAATTCCTCCCGGAGATTCCCGCCTCCACGGCCCTGGTTCTGCTGGAAAAAAAACCTCTTCCTCCCACCCATCCGGCGCTCCGCTGGGCAGGGGAAAATCCAGCCCTGGCCTACGTCAAGCAATTCCTGCCGCCAAAGGGATCTGCATTGCCGGCCTGGATCCTCCGCCGGGCGCAGGCCGAGGGCGGCGAATTTACGCCCCAGGCGGCGCAAATGCTGGCCTCGGTCGTCGGCGACGATCCGCGCCTGTTGTCTCAGGAAATCCTCAAACTGCTGACCCACGCCGGATTCGCCCGGGCGGTCACGCCGGAAGACATCGCCGTCCTGACACCGGAGAGCGTGCTGACCGGCATCTTCGACATGGTGGACGCCATTGGCGGCCGCGACGGGTCGCGCGCCCTGCGCCTTTTGCGGAAAACGGTGGACCAAGGAAATGTCGGCGGCGTGTTCGCAATGGTCGTGCGCCAGTTCCGGCTCCTGCTGCTCTCGCGCGAAGCGCTGGATTCCGGCATCCCCGCCGCCCGCTTGGCCTCCGCCCTGAATGTGCATCCCTTCGTGGCGCAGAAACTCGCCCTTCAAGCGCGGAACTTCAATCTATCTTCCCTGGAGCAGGCCTTCCGCCGCCTGCGCGACATCGACGAGTCGGTGAAAAGCGGGCGGATTGAATTGGATGCGGCGATGGAGACGCTCGTCGCGGAATTGGCGTCGTAG
- a CDS encoding DUF937 domain-containing protein, with protein sequence MDAVTQLIMQQITGKALSGVGKKLGVDQNTLQTALSIGMPLLVTALAKNASKPDGAEALHKALSKDHDGSILNNVNGYLKKPAVSEGAAILGHVLGNQQGAVAQGMAQQTGMSNDQVGQLLKIAAPLVMGALGSQTQQNHLDSQGLASFLGNQQQAAQQSQPDILSSLNTLLDSNKDGSALDDVLGLAGKLLGGDEKK encoded by the coding sequence ATGGACGCAGTAACCCAACTGATCATGCAGCAGATAACCGGAAAAGCCCTCTCGGGTGTCGGCAAAAAACTCGGCGTCGACCAGAATACCCTGCAAACGGCGCTCTCCATCGGCATGCCGCTTTTGGTCACGGCGCTCGCCAAAAACGCATCTAAACCAGATGGTGCGGAGGCATTGCACAAGGCCCTGTCCAAAGACCACGACGGCTCCATTCTGAACAACGTAAACGGCTATTTAAAGAAACCGGCGGTGTCCGAAGGAGCCGCAATTTTAGGCCACGTCCTGGGAAACCAGCAGGGCGCCGTCGCCCAGGGAATGGCGCAGCAAACCGGCATGTCCAACGACCAGGTGGGGCAATTGCTGAAGATCGCCGCGCCGCTGGTGATGGGCGCGCTGGGATCGCAGACCCAACAGAACCATCTGGATTCGCAAGGGCTGGCGAGCTTTCTCGGCAATCAACAGCAGGCGGCCCAACAATCCCAGCCCGATATTCTGAGCTCCCTAAATACGCTTTTGGACTCCAACAAAGACGGTTCGGCTTTGGATGACGTGCTGGGATTGGCGGGGAAGTTGCTGGGCGGCGACGAAAAAAAGTAA
- a CDS encoding AAA family ATPase: MRFDRFTERAQDAAQRAAEIIQRYGHNQIDTEHLLLALLEQPDGVIPQILGKLSVNVDALSQRLDSVLRGSPKASIYGQGTGQIFITPRVKRVIDLANEEANRLKDEYISTEHVFLAIITAEHNTSAGRILVESGITKERVMDAIREIRGGQRVTDPQAESRYRTLEKYSRDLTQMAKEGKLDPVIGRDDEILRVVQILSRRTKNNPVLIGEAGVGKTAIVEGLAQKIAAGDVPEILIGKRVVALDLSGMIAGSRFRGEFEERLKASIEEIQRASGEIILFIDELHTVVGAGAAQGALDASNMLKPALARGELQCIGATTLDEYHKHIEKDAALERRFAPVYVDEPSEEETAAMLRGLRDRYEAHHKVRFSDAALVAAVKLSHRYVTDRRLPDKAIDLMDEAAAKLRVALYSLPPDLKKLKAELSRLQAEEEQAGLARDYEHAAQKKAERLRTEEEFNAKRNQWESEHRLDEVVDENDIAEVVAQWTGIPVTQMLEAESEKLLHMEERLEERIIGQDDAIHALADAIRRARSGLKDPRRPIGSFIFLGSSGVGKTELAKALAQFLFDDEDALVRVDMSEYHEQHTVSRLFGAPPGYVGFEEGGQLTEAVRRRPYRVVLFDEIEKAHPDVWNALLQILDDGRMTDGQGRAVDFRNTVLIMTSNLGTEFVKKSGSLGFLRKGEDGEEEESNEKIEKALKNTFRPEFLNRIDEIIIFSPLKLEDMEKIVDLQMKQIQQRLSEQGLTVTLGEGARQWLAKEGYDPAFGARPLHRALQKHIESPISVKLLRGDFKNGDKVVARYEEGKGLLFDKQK, translated from the coding sequence ATGCGATTCGACCGATTCACCGAACGCGCCCAGGACGCCGCCCAGCGGGCCGCGGAAATCATCCAGCGCTACGGCCACAACCAGATCGACACCGAACACCTCCTGCTGGCTCTGCTCGAACAGCCGGACGGGGTGATCCCGCAGATCCTCGGAAAGCTGAGCGTCAACGTGGACGCGCTGTCCCAACGGCTGGATTCGGTCCTGCGCGGAAGCCCGAAGGCGAGCATCTACGGACAGGGGACCGGACAGATTTTCATCACGCCGCGCGTCAAACGCGTGATCGACCTGGCCAACGAAGAGGCCAACCGGCTGAAGGACGAGTACATCTCCACCGAGCATGTGTTCCTGGCGATCATCACCGCCGAACACAACACGAGCGCCGGGCGGATCCTCGTAGAGAGCGGCATCACCAAAGAAAGGGTGATGGACGCCATCCGCGAGATCCGCGGCGGGCAGCGGGTAACCGATCCGCAGGCGGAAAGCCGCTACCGGACGCTGGAGAAGTATTCCCGCGACCTGACCCAGATGGCGAAGGAGGGAAAGCTGGATCCGGTGATCGGCCGCGACGACGAGATCCTGCGGGTGGTGCAGATCCTTTCCCGGAGAACGAAGAACAATCCGGTGCTGATCGGAGAGGCGGGGGTGGGCAAAACGGCGATCGTGGAAGGGCTGGCCCAAAAAATCGCCGCCGGGGACGTTCCGGAAATCCTGATCGGCAAACGCGTGGTGGCCCTCGACCTGAGCGGCATGATCGCCGGGTCGCGGTTCCGCGGCGAATTCGAAGAGCGGCTCAAGGCGTCGATCGAGGAAATTCAGCGAGCCAGCGGCGAGATCATCCTGTTCATCGACGAATTGCACACGGTGGTGGGCGCGGGCGCGGCCCAAGGCGCCCTCGACGCATCGAACATGTTGAAGCCGGCCCTGGCCCGCGGCGAACTGCAGTGCATCGGCGCAACCACCCTCGACGAATACCACAAGCATATCGAAAAAGACGCAGCCCTCGAAAGGCGCTTCGCCCCGGTCTATGTGGACGAGCCGAGCGAAGAGGAAACCGCCGCCATGCTGCGCGGCCTGCGCGACCGCTACGAGGCGCACCATAAGGTCCGCTTCTCGGATGCGGCCCTGGTGGCGGCGGTCAAGCTCTCGCACCGCTACGTGACCGACCGGCGCCTGCCGGACAAGGCCATCGACCTGATGGACGAGGCGGCGGCCAAATTGCGCGTGGCGCTCTATTCCCTTCCTCCGGATCTGAAAAAACTCAAGGCCGAACTCTCCCGCCTGCAGGCCGAGGAGGAACAGGCCGGCCTGGCCCGCGATTACGAACACGCCGCCCAAAAGAAGGCCGAGAGGCTGCGGACCGAAGAGGAATTTAACGCCAAACGAAACCAATGGGAATCCGAACACCGCCTCGACGAAGTGGTGGACGAGAACGACATCGCCGAAGTGGTGGCCCAGTGGACGGGAATCCCGGTGACCCAAATGCTGGAAGCCGAATCCGAAAAACTCCTGCACATGGAGGAGCGGCTGGAGGAGCGGATCATCGGACAGGACGACGCGATCCACGCTCTGGCGGACGCCATCCGCCGGGCCCGCTCCGGGTTGAAGGACCCGCGCCGACCGATCGGCTCGTTCATCTTCCTCGGTTCCTCGGGCGTGGGCAAAACCGAATTGGCCAAAGCCCTGGCGCAATTCCTCTTCGACGACGAGGACGCGCTGGTGCGGGTGGACATGTCGGAATACCACGAACAGCACACCGTCAGCCGGTTGTTCGGCGCCCCGCCCGGATACGTCGGATTCGAAGAAGGCGGCCAGCTCACCGAAGCGGTCCGGCGCCGGCCGTACCGGGTGGTGCTGTTCGACGAGATCGAGAAGGCCCATCCGGACGTGTGGAACGCCCTGCTGCAGATCCTCGACGACGGGCGCATGACCGACGGGCAGGGACGGGCGGTGGATTTCCGCAACACCGTGCTGATCATGACCAGCAACTTGGGAACGGAATTCGTCAAGAAATCCGGGTCGCTGGGCTTTTTGCGCAAGGGGGAGGACGGCGAGGAGGAAGAGTCGAACGAAAAGATCGAGAAGGCCCTGAAAAACACCTTCCGGCCGGAGTTCCTCAACCGGATTGACGAAATCATCATTTTTTCGCCGCTCAAATTGGAGGATATGGAAAAGATCGTGGATTTGCAGATGAAACAGATTCAGCAGCGACTCTCCGAACAGGGGTTAACCGTGACCCTTGGCGAAGGCGCCCGCCAATGGTTGGCCAAAGAGGGGTACGATCCGGCCTTCGGCGCCCGCCCCCTGCACCGCGCGCTGCAAAAGCACATTGAGAGCCCGATCTCGGTGAAGCTGCTGCGCGGCGATTTTAAAAACGGGGATAAAGTCGTCGCCAGATACGAGGAGGGAAAGGGCCTTCTCTTCGACAAGCAGAAATGA